Proteins from a genomic interval of Undibacterium parvum:
- a CDS encoding threo-3-hydroxy-L-aspartate ammonia-lyase, whose product MSQLPICYQDIVAAHQRIAAVAHRTPVLSSSTANQLSGAQIFFKCENFQRSGSFKFRGAYNAIAQFTPEQRACGVVSFSSGNHAQGIALSARLLGVPAVIIMPNDAPAIKVAATRGYGAEVVLYDRYNEDREAIGRRLSEQRGLTLIPPYDHPHVMAGQGTLVKELLEEVGDLDVLLVPLGGGGLLSGCATAAQALSPACRVFGVEPQAGNDGQQSLRSGQIMRIDTPVTIADGAQTQQLGQLTFQVIQKRVADILSVEDSDLVEAMKFFASSMKILVEPTGCLGAAAAFSRQLDLQGKKVGVVISGGNVDLSRFAALI is encoded by the coding sequence ATGAGCCAGCTGCCGATCTGCTACCAGGACATCGTGGCCGCGCATCAGCGCATAGCCGCAGTTGCCCATCGCACTCCGGTATTGAGCTCTAGTACCGCCAACCAGCTTAGCGGTGCGCAGATTTTTTTTAAATGCGAAAATTTTCAACGCTCAGGCTCATTTAAATTTCGCGGGGCCTACAACGCCATCGCGCAATTCACGCCTGAGCAAAGAGCCTGCGGCGTGGTCAGCTTTTCATCCGGCAACCATGCTCAGGGCATCGCCTTATCGGCGCGTTTGCTCGGTGTGCCAGCGGTGATCATCATGCCTAATGATGCACCTGCCATCAAAGTGGCAGCCACCCGCGGCTACGGTGCAGAAGTGGTGCTGTATGACCGTTACAACGAAGACCGCGAAGCAATCGGACGGCGCTTATCGGAACAGCGTGGCCTCACGCTAATTCCGCCTTACGATCACCCGCACGTGATGGCTGGCCAAGGTACGCTGGTCAAAGAATTGTTAGAAGAGGTGGGCGATCTGGATGTCTTGCTGGTACCGCTGGGCGGTGGTGGTCTGTTATCCGGCTGCGCCACTGCGGCACAGGCGCTCAGCCCCGCTTGCCGTGTATTCGGAGTCGAGCCGCAGGCCGGCAATGATGGCCAGCAAAGCTTGCGTTCCGGTCAGATCATGCGTATCGACACGCCGGTGACGATTGCCGACGGGGCGCAAACCCAGCAACTCGGTCAGCTCACTTTTCAGGTCATACAAAAACGGGTAGCGGATATTTTGAGCGTGGAGGATAGCGACTTGGTCGAGGCCATGAAATTTTTCGCTAGCAGCATGAAGATCTTGGTGGAGCCGACCGGCTGTCTGGGCGCCGCCGCGGCGTTTAGCCGTCAGCTAGATTTACAGGGGAAAAAAGTTGGTGTGGTGATTTCGGGTGGCAATGTCGATTTGTCGCGCTTTGCCGCCTTGATCTAA
- a CDS encoding helix-turn-helix transcriptional regulator, which produces MFDMKLSENQLLLREGKKIVDALGKTFFPLVEVVLHDLTVEQHHVVAISNNLSGRKLGDSTTEIGLARISDPSFPEVLQNYPNRFPDGRPAKSTSIGIKNSAGDYVMAICLNIDVSVLTAAAGSLHQLIQTQTAPVVIQENLVAPSLDLIRSTLEQFAAGLNTTPHMLSRAQRRNAVQHLAEAGLMDLKNAQTIVANTLGVARSTVYTYLPSKGDQA; this is translated from the coding sequence ATGTTCGATATGAAACTAAGCGAAAACCAATTACTTCTCAGAGAAGGCAAGAAAATCGTAGACGCACTGGGGAAAACTTTCTTCCCCTTGGTGGAAGTGGTGTTGCACGATTTGACTGTAGAACAGCATCACGTGGTGGCGATTTCAAATAATTTGTCCGGCCGCAAGCTCGGTGACAGCACCACAGAAATCGGCCTGGCGCGCATCAGCGATCCCTCATTTCCCGAGGTGCTGCAGAACTACCCGAATCGTTTTCCGGATGGGCGCCCTGCCAAAAGTACTTCTATCGGTATCAAAAATAGCGCTGGCGACTACGTCATGGCGATCTGCCTCAACATCGATGTCTCGGTGCTGACGGCAGCAGCCGGTAGCCTGCATCAACTGATACAAACCCAGACTGCCCCGGTGGTGATCCAGGAAAATTTAGTAGCACCAAGTTTGGATCTGATACGCAGCACTTTGGAGCAGTTTGCTGCTGGCTTAAACACTACCCCGCATATGCTGAGCCGGGCGCAAAGACGTAACGCCGTGCAGCATTTGGCAGAGGCCGGGCTGATGGATTTGAAAAACGCCCAGACTATTGTCGCCAATACCCTGGGTGTGGCGCGCTCCACCGTGTACACCTATTTACCCAGCAAAGGAGATCAGGCATGA
- a CDS encoding amino acid ABC transporter substrate-binding protein, whose translation MKLLLASASLMGSVLLGILPVQAQELTGTLKKIKDSGVITLGVRDSSIPFSYIDDKQAYQGYSIDLCKKVVLAVQRQLGVAIIKTVYNPVTSATRIPLMANGTIDLECGSTTNNLERQKQVAFAPTMFLGAGRLMSKKSSKIRSLADLRGKTVVSTAGTANLKQLTLMNAEQNLGITIVAATDHAESFLMLETGRAAAFAIDDILMASLAAGSKNANDYELSKEALSLEPYGIMLRRDDIEFKKMVDAAVSAVYTSGEINAIYAKWFLKPIPPKGINMQFALSPQLQAAFMKPNDSGDPASYASVPEAQKHLSQKLGQQLSQNKK comes from the coding sequence ATGAAATTATTGTTAGCGTCAGCCTCCTTGATGGGCAGTGTTTTACTCGGTATTTTGCCAGTCCAGGCGCAAGAATTAACCGGCACCTTAAAAAAAATCAAGGACAGCGGCGTCATTACTTTGGGTGTGCGCGACTCCTCCATCCCGTTTTCGTATATCGACGATAAGCAAGCGTATCAGGGTTACTCTATCGATTTGTGCAAAAAAGTTGTGCTGGCAGTGCAGCGGCAACTCGGCGTGGCTATCATTAAAACGGTCTACAACCCAGTCACTTCGGCCACCCGCATCCCCTTGATGGCGAATGGAACGATAGATCTGGAATGCGGCTCCACCACGAATAATCTGGAGCGCCAAAAACAGGTTGCCTTCGCGCCCACCATGTTTCTTGGCGCCGGTAGGCTGATGTCGAAAAAATCCAGCAAGATACGCAGTCTGGCGGATTTACGCGGAAAAACCGTGGTCTCTACCGCTGGCACCGCGAACTTAAAACAGCTTACTTTGATGAACGCCGAGCAAAATTTAGGCATCACTATCGTTGCCGCCACCGATCATGCGGAATCATTTCTGATGCTGGAAACCGGGCGCGCGGCAGCCTTTGCGATCGATGATATTTTGATGGCGAGCCTGGCCGCTGGCTCTAAAAACGCCAACGATTATGAGCTGAGCAAGGAAGCGTTGTCACTCGAACCCTACGGCATCATGCTGCGCCGTGATGATATTGAATTTAAAAAAATGGTCGATGCGGCGGTTAGCGCCGTGTATACCTCGGGCGAGATCAATGCAATTTATGCGAAATGGTTTCTCAAGCCGATTCCTCCCAAAGGTATCAACATGCAGTTCGCACTCTCACCGCAATTGCAGGCCGCCTTCATGAAACCGAATGATTCGGGCGACCCAGCCAGCTACGCAAGCGTGCCGGAGGCGCAAAAACATTTGAGTCAGAAACTAGGCCAGCAACTGAGCCAGAATAAGAAGTAA
- a CDS encoding GyrI-like domain-containing protein — protein MTRKILDLASFTVSGLAVRTRNSDEFNPATAKIGTMWAQFFSQQYPEKIPGQIAPARMLGVYSGYESDASGAFDVTAGMAVETASPELATIEIQAGRYLAFECEGVMPAAVIQGWAQVWTYFQTNSQHQRRFATDFEDYLSPQKVVIYIGIE, from the coding sequence ATGACTAGAAAAATTCTCGACCTCGCCAGTTTTACCGTCAGCGGTCTGGCCGTACGCACCCGCAATAGCGATGAATTTAATCCCGCCACGGCGAAAATCGGCACTATGTGGGCGCAATTTTTCAGTCAGCAATATCCAGAAAAAATACCCGGACAAATCGCGCCAGCCAGAATGCTGGGCGTGTATTCAGGCTATGAATCGGACGCCAGCGGAGCGTTTGACGTGACTGCGGGGATGGCGGTAGAAACTGCCTCGCCAGAACTTGCCACAATCGAGATACAGGCCGGACGCTATCTGGCGTTTGAATGCGAGGGCGTCATGCCGGCGGCGGTGATACAGGGGTGGGCGCAGGTGTGGACGTATTTTCAAACGAATAGCCAGCACCAGCGCCGTTTTGCGACGGACTTTGAAGATTATCTCAGCCCGCAAAAAGTGGTGATTTACATAGGGATAGAGTAG